The Paramisgurnus dabryanus chromosome 24, PD_genome_1.1, whole genome shotgun sequence genome contains the following window.
AAGTTATTGATGAATAACAGCCGTGAATGATCACAACGTGGATAAGCAGCCACTTCAGAGGaaaataagtgaacagtgtcccattGTGAAGTGCGCTAGTCCTTACCAGTGTCTAAATCTGTACATTATATAGTGATTTACAACCTTGAGAGCTTGGGAACGAATTTCGACACAGCAGCATAGTTAACGTTATAGTTATCTTTAAAGTCCTTTAGGCCTCTACTGAATACATGAAAGGAGTAATACCAGTTTTAATTTGTATGTGCCACAATTTTAACTTAGATGGGTCATTGGTTTCTAGTGTATTTGGAGAATACCTTAAGTTAAATGGAAAATACCTCATGTAGGTTTGATGAAAATGCTGTTGAACCCAGCTGGATTCAGTATTACCTTAGTACCTCCATATTTAGGTCTTTTGACGAAGcattttgtgtaaaataatgtaaattatAGTAACTATTTTCAGGTTATGAGTAAAATAATGACCACGatcagattaaattttttattatatgatatGGACTAAGAAACGGAGCCAATTCTGTCAGAAGTGCCAAGGAAAGGCTGAGCACATGAGATATGTTCACCAACACCATTGGATTCCTTCATCATGCCGATGGATGGCTCCTTACATGCTCAAAAGGTGTCACACCGCACTTACACCATACTTTTCTTCACCCATTTGTTCCAATTCCATCTTTTTCCTCATCAGAGGTtccccagatagcatgcaaaccattgaaacaatgttaaaaacagttgatttgtcaatgttaacttcattgaatcaatatcaggtttgcaccctccattaatattgaaaaaatattgagatttcaacaaatcaccattattgtgatcagtgtttgctttagttgggtccTTGACTCTTGTTATTCACGAagttaaatctttcttttctttttttgtgtgtttgtttgtgtttatgtaGAAACACATCTGCATCGGAAAAGAAAGATGGGTTTCAAAGTTAAGTTGAAACTGATTGCTTTTTGTGAAGAAGTCaagattatataaaattaagctgctttacatgattatgttgatccatttttgacatttataattgttttggTTTGTAAATACACTGTGACAAGACATACAGAGAAATTGCTAACACATTCAGACATCATTCCTCATCCTACAAATCTCAATaatggtgacaatcatcaaacaaattcatataaaacaatcaactgcaatgcatgctgggagttataaattagtttagtactacgatgatacccagcatgcattgcggcatgaagctttCTTTTGTTAATCGTCACCATTGATGAGATTCATAGACCTATTCATGATATCAGAGATAGATTcagtagtttaactttttaaatgtgtttttgtaatcctcAAAATAACAGACCTGACACTGTTTCCAACTAGaactgtaaaataatttttttgcataactttaacagtatttcattaatattatttaggTATATCTACAAGAATTTAAAACTACTTGATAACATtagatctttgttttctttgcaatagcagatgtattttaaaacactgcttcagcagccaaagaaaacttaccattaaaacacaagagtaaagggcccaactaaagcaaacactgatcacgataatggtgatttgttgaaatttcaatattttttcaatattaatggagggtgcaaacgtgatattgattcaatggtatTAATATTGACAAATCAatgatttttaacattgtttcaatggttgcatgctatctgggtcTTGTGTTGGTGTCATGGGACTTTCTGAAAAATATAATGACATCATAATATGCTTTCTTTCTCAATAGCAGCAATGTCAAAACTGTAGATTGTGTTATTGTTAGCTATTTACTGTAAGCTTGAGGTAAAAGGTACCTTTACTCTTATCTCTTTTGTGTTTGTAGAGAGCAGCGATGATCACACCAGCAAATACAACTTGAATCATAATGAACGTCCCAAAAGTagaatctaaaaaataaactgaaACAGAATAATCAGATATCAATATTCCTTAATTATTCATTCATAACAGGATCAACTTTTATGCAGGAATTCAGAGCTTGGTTGATTCTTTATAAGTGCACGCATCTTTATAAGATGTTTCTTGCTACAGagatttgtttttaatgattttccttACAATGCTAATAATCAAAACTAATAACAGAGGTCACTTCACACGCACTCCCAAAACTGTATTACACCACAGATCAATAAATCAAGGAATAATCACAGCACTCGTACCTAAACACGTCTGACAGACTGCATTGATGTTGAGGTGTTGAGTTTGGTTTGTGTTGGTATTGTTGAGTACACAGCTGTATGTGTTGTTATCTTGATAATCCACCTCCAGATGAAGAGATGCGCTTGTTTTAAGGCCAGGGACACTGATGATGGACAATAAACTGTTTCCTTTATACCAGGACAGACTCACATCTCTCACATTCAACACTGAACACAATAATGAACagtttgatgatgatgatgaaaatAAAGAAGAACATTGTGTTGAATATCTGGAGATGTCAGGAATAGGCAGACGAGCTGGAAAAAGTAAAGGACAATATTTCTGGATTATATATCATACTTTAATTAAAGACACAGATGTTTAAAGAACCAATTCACCACAAACTAAAGTTTTTGAATCATTCTGTTCTTTTCAATAAATACTTAACAGGAAATTATAGATCTCACTTCTAATAATTAGTTAAACAAAATACAATTAATGTATAAACAAATGTGATCTTGTGTTACCAAACCTGGTACACTGACTCTAAATCTTGTGCACAAGAGACAGTGTTTTAATCTGAAAAACTCACCATAGACAGTAACACTGAATTTCTTATTTGAGAATTCATTGTTTCTGGTAATCTTTAGTTTATAATCTCCAGAGTGTTGAGTTGTGATGTTTGTGATGATGAGATCTCCAGTCTTATTATCCAGCCTTACTCTGCCTCTAAACCTTTCATCATCAGATAACATGCTGTGATTGGTCTTTCCAGTAAATCTGGCAATAAAAGTGTTGTCAGGTCCATAATTCCACGCAATCTTCTCATCTCTCTGTTTGACAATATAAGTGCGTAGAGTAACAGATTCACCCTCCATCACTGACTTCACTTCATCTGTATTATCATACACAGCTGTAATCACAGATTCACAAAACAAACTTCATAAACgcacataaataaaactaaagtcGTGGTCACACTACAGGATTCTTATACAGGACTACTGAGAATCCTGAGACAGAAAATTGGAAAACGACTTTGATGGGTTCCAATTATCAGCTCTGATAATAGTGTGAGACATTTACAGATTGAATCTTAAGCCTCCCGATGGcccatatttaaataaatatatgtccACACTTTCACAAAAGTCAGTGAGAGATGGAGGTTaatgacaaactttatgttgtaCAGGTCTGCTAGACAGCAGAGAGTGAGTGTACAAACAACATGACTGCATGTTACGTGTCCGTATCACAACTTTTCAATCAGCTCAGTTTTAAATGAACTGGCCCTAGTAAGTGCAGGAATTGACTAGCGCACAAGctaaaaatgttaatattacagtaatattatAATGTAGTTAATGTCACAACAtatatttgtttacatttacattccaGACTAGATCAAAATGTTAtaacatcattttaaattcaGTTTGGACAGCAATTTCTTACAGCGGAGATTGTGTAAAAATAGGAAGTTAATCTCAGACTGAAATTGGTTTAAtgtaatcaatatatttgattcTCATTGTACATCAAATCAACGCTTTTTATTAATGTTTCTGACGTCAGTATTTGATGTAAATTGGGTTTCTTTTAATATGAGTTTAAGCAAGTCTGTCAAGATTCTCCTTATGCGTAACCTGACTTAATGCGATTTTAAAAAGTCCTCTAGGGCGAGCCCGGCTTAACAGGCTTAATGAACTACTGTAAAATCATTGTTGTCTGTAAATTATTTTGTGATGTGCTGTTTTGTGTTTCTGTTGCGTAAttagtagagcattgtgttgATTTCAATGAAAAGATAATAGATTCCAGAAAAACATCTGGACTGataaattgctttggataaagatgtttgccaaatgcgtaaatgtaaatgtacaaagcTAAGCTAAAGCTTATCTCTACTACTttgattttaacattttaaagtacTACTTTAATAATGACTGCTCTCAAGACTATAACATCTCACACGTGAATTCGAAGTTAGCAAAACATTTAGCATTCAAACTGGACTTTATTCTAACTATATCTTtttgtcaattaaaagaaaatgaacAACCTTTATAGTGTAGAAGTGTGTGTGCAAGACCATTTGTCAAATATAAAACACGACAAACTTCATAGCAAACACGTGAGTCCGGAAAGAACCGAATAAACCTGCTTGACTGGCTCTGTACATAATCTATTTAAAGACTTCAGCTTATCATGTTGTACGcattagtttgtttaaaaacataaattatttatgcaAACAGATTATAAATGATTGtatcaaataaacatttgtgGGCCATCAAAGAAAGTAATGAGCCATAAAAAAGGAAACTCACCATTTACCATCAGCGAAGACAGAAAGAGTAACATTAAGCATTTGTTCATGATGCTGCTTCAGTCGAGTTCATTAAAACCGTAAAAAGGGGAGCTGTTTAATGAGGTTAATGTGCTGAGGATGAAGATCTCACCACAGCTCAATAATACTGACGTACAGACGGCTGCTAATAACCAGACTGGGTTGGGTTAAACCAAAGTGAAAGTACAAAGGTATTTTCTATACGCAGGTATGGGCAATGTTGTTGTGTTCATTTCCTTTCCTTCCCACAAAACAATTCACTACAGCCTTTTATTGGAGAGAAAGATCACATGACAACAAGTAGTACACAACACACATGACATAACACATGGCACACTTTAAAGTGCACACTATGTGTTCTGCCCTATACGTCTCAATGAAAGTGTACAGAAGCATCAAAGACCAAAACTGATCCTTATTAAAAACTGATATGACAAATTTTCtcacgatttacaagtagttgaaacattacagatattgatagtaatcagctgaacaaaatatataacactggcctagtggttttttttttttactgcaaatatcttacaaatcgAATCTTTAAAGGAAACGTCAAGAGATTTATATTTGTCAGTCAAGccatgatttttttgtttgttttgttgattTGTTTACGAATCTTACATTTTAAAGTGAGTGGGAAAACAAATTGATAAACTTTATCTATTGGTAAGTTATCTTTGTTTCTATATGCGTTtcttaaataattaataataaaactcAATATGTCATTACTGTTAAAtcacacagcaaaatccccagtgttaaattaacactgctcggtgtttatataatccacaccaagattggtgttaaaaaaaaacctaaatcagtgttaaagttaataagataatgaagtgaatgagtcattaatagtgaacacctgctggtcattccgtgtcaaatcaactcaattttggaattgttcctgtctaaaaatttttattttgttgactctttttctggagaaagtaatactaaaatgaggaagaaatccaaaatattaaatgcaatagatgaaatcaccatagttaaatgaacactatcatcatctctgtttgaaaactaaaattacaacttgcttgcagagttacatggatgataggtttaacttctaaagaactgctgtaaatctggttaataaagttagtcaccattgtgccgattagtgtttcctttagttgggtacttgggtcttgaagtttagtgttagtttacttctgctcattgtggcagtgtgtttataaaacacatctgttaaagcagaggaagatgagagaaATGAAGTCTGTAACTGTTACTATGTTAATTATTATGAAAGTATAAGTCTTGGGATTCAATGAtatcataaaaaagtaataactgaatataagtgtttaatttatgttcCGCCAACCCTGTGAAGCTCCCATGAAATCCAACAGTGCTGTAAAAGTCCACATACcctgaagagttaaatattgtaaacccaaatctaatctgtggtttcagtcagacacactgagacatcaacaatcagcctataaaacacaatcatggtgacaatcaacaacaaaacgTCATGCCGCAAcgcatgctgggtaccaggattgtagaaaactcattcataaatcccagcatgcattgcaacatgacaaaaattttgcaactttcttaccattaactGTTACCAtcgttgagatttgtatcagaaatcatgaagtctctcttaagcaaaaaaacaacaacaacaaaatacacTGAAGCATGACGGAGTCTTATTCAATACAATGTCATTTGCATAGAGCTTTTTTATATGCCTGTTTCttcataattaatttgtgatcaaatgtttcaatgatttgtagagtagaatataataaaaatatacaatcTGAGAAGGTCTGGAAGGGTTTCCTTCTACATGAAGCAATGAACAAGTGGtcttactaaaacatttttgctaTTGCTAAACAAGGAGAGTTAGATCAGTTAAAGTCAAGGGACAAATGCCttactaaaggaaacactaatcacaataatggtgacttcaaatgaactcataacaaacacaaacttaaaatttaatgtgatacattttgtgatttgacttgtgagacatcacgtcagaaagaggatttgtctactaaatcacgcgtgtggatgctggaatagttgagcacttgtattttgttctgacagctgtttagaagttaaacttatccatttagaaaataactctgcaagttatcattttatttttcaaacagagatgctgatagagaggcaaacgtgaaagattgcagcttttggaggcatacacccaacagtattcatctattgcatttaatcattggtctttctttattattttagtattttctccagaaaacaagtcatcaaaataaaaatttagagccaggaaaatgtccaaaatgtaattgatttgaatgaccagcaggtgttcaccattaatgtcttaatcatcacatcattatctcattaactttaacactgattcagagttatatttttaacaccagtcttttttaacaccgatcttggtgtggattatataaacaccaaatagtgttgatttaacactggtagagttaatttaacactggggattttcctgtgcagaTTGTGAAGATTAAgcacgtttattttatgtttcaataTAATGTGTCATTTTATTGATGTGTAAGTTTTACTTTAAGAACATTACAGTTTAAACTTACAGTTTCACAATGTAGATGCAcaacagtattgttttttgtaaggtttgtttggattaatctaaaccctgtctgtcTTAGGACATTTGACTGATCTAGGTGAAAATGTCTTGTTTATTTACAGATGCTCCTGGCATTAAATTCTGCAAACAACTTTGTTTCATAAAATTGTCAACTTATGGTTGTCACTTGTGGGCATTTGAATACCAGAGACACagagggccctatcttgcacccagcgcaattgactttgtcagtgatgcatgtatcattcgtattttgcaacggcgcacagcgggtttttccctccacagacgcacgtcgacaaactagggaatgaacttgcgctccctgggcggttcagcgcaaaaaaaagaggcgtgttccagcgcaaaccatccctgatgctattttgcagtttaaaaaaacaattgcgccactgaccagaaaaaaaaagtttaaagtcagtggcgcgttgcgcgttgttcattatgctattttaagggcgcatgcttgaccataatgtataacgtgcacaacgcgcatacactttgcttatctaatctacacagatgcaacagttatttttgcaaatcataaattgttacactaaaaaaatattaatacacgagataaggggaatcatagtggtgagcattgtggtgatagtttttatttattgtgtggctgcgttaaaaaattctcatgcaaataacgattaaaatattttcataagtttgttgtgtggctgtattacgtttattttatgtaaataataatttaaatgttttcataagaaaccttaatgtatatgaacttgatttgttagtctactttggggttggaccttgcttttcttgggtccgatttcaaagcccccaaaccctttcagcggtgagggtggacgcagcgatgtcctctgctggcgtcaggtcctgaggcagatccacctcccgttacacggcgtgcccgatttatgctggcaagcttgggattcccccgtacaaggacgtctgtctcctcggctgtgaaccgctcctggcgtgcgcctggtaaatccgtcataataatagcaaccctccacggaacttgcgcccttgcgtttaaagggaatgttggatagcgttctgattggtttatttgacgttacccccaaaccacacctatgaataatgaacctacttcagaccaaccccttattgatttgcgcccggcgcaagagttatttctcacgccgggaaaatagcaacagcgcccaagatccgcccacaaactcacttgcgcgttgcgcttcgcatttgcgtttcagatcgttaaaatagggcccagaGTGTGTTGGGCCGTTTTGGATAAACTATTAATGAACTGTTTTAGCTTTAAGTTACTTACTGTAaccataaaaatattaaaatatcaaTTCTCATATTTCTAGTTCATTAATAGCATAATTCACTACCCCTATGAAGATCCCTGCAACAAAACATGAAAGTAAACTGTGGATGTTTACCATATGATCTCACTGctttactttttaataaaatCTATGGTAATCAAGCTGGCAAAAACATGggtactacacttttactatagtaaaaccatatGTTAATTTTCTTGAGG
Protein-coding sequences here:
- the LOC135721099 gene encoding sodium channel regulatory subunit beta-1-like encodes the protein MNKCLMLLFLSSLMVNAVYDNTDEVKSVMEGESVTLRTYIVKQRDEKIAWNYGPDNTFIARFTGKTNHSMLSDDERFRGRVRLDNKTGDLIITNITTQHSGDYKLKITRNNEFSNKKFSVTVYARLPIPDISRYSTQCSSLFSSSSSNCSLLCSVLNVRDVSLSWYKGNSLLSIISVPGLKTSASLHLEVDYQDNNTYSCVLNNTNTNQTQHLNINAVCQTCLVYFLDSTFGTFIMIQVVFAGVIIAALYKHKRDKSKESPMTPTQDPDSMQPLKQC